The genomic window CGCGGGCGCGGGCCTCGTCGGTGTCGAAGCGGGCGCCGATCGAGGCGGCTTCGTCGTCGAGGTTCTCGGCGAACGAGCGTCCGGCGCCCGTGCGGACGAGCCGCTTCGCCTGCCCGAACGCGCCGGTGGCGTTGTCGAGCCAGAACCGCGCGACCGCCTCCGCGCGCGCAGCCACATCCGCCGCGGGCACGACCTCTGTGACGAGGCCCCAGTCGAGCGCGGTGGCGGCGTCGATCGTGAGGTCCTGCAGCACCAGCTGGAGGGCACGGCGCTGGCCGACCGCGGCCGGCAGCAGCGTCGAGACGCCGAGGTCGGGGGTGAGGCCGATGTTGGCGTACTTGCTGACGAACCGCGACTGCTCCGACGCCACGATGTAGTCGGCGGTGAGCATGAGCCCGAGTCCGCCGCCGGCGACCGCGCCCTGCACGGCCGCGACGATCGGCTTGTCGGACTCGACGAACGTGCGGATGCCGTCGTGGATCGTGTGCGCCGCGTCGGTGACCTCGGAGCCGGCCGCCCCCGACGTCGCCATCTCGAGCACGTCGCCGCCGGCGCAGAAGGCCGGGCCTGCGGCATCCAGGATCACGGCCCCGACCGAGTCGTCGGAGGTGAGCTCGTGCGCGACGTCTCGCCAGCGGCGACCCATCTCGAAGCCCATCGCGTTGAGGGACGCGGGCCGGTTGAAGGTCACGCGGGCGAGGGCGCCGTCACGCGTGACGAGGATCGATTCGCTCATGGCTCTCCTTGGATCGTGGGCGTACTTCGATGCCACCGGGGGTGGCGCGGGGCTTACTTCGGTGCCATCCGGATCGCACGATGGCGGATCAACGAGGAGCCATCCGGATAGCACCGTCGAGACGGATGGTCTCGCCGTTGAGGTACCCGTTGTCGACGATCGACATCACCAGGCGCGCGTACTCGTCGGGCCTGCCGAGCCGCTGCGGGTACGGCACCTGCTCGCCGAGGGAGTCCTGCGCGGCCTGCGGCAGGCCCATCAGCATCGGGGTCTCCATGATCCCTGGGGCGATGGTCACGACGCGGATGCCGTAGCGCGCGAGCTCGCGGGCGATCGGCAGGGTCATGGCGTGGACGCCGCCCTTCGACGCGGCATATGCGGGCTGGCCGATCTGGCCGTCGAACGCCGCGACGCTCGCGGTGCTGACGATGACTCCCCGGTCTCCGTCGGCCGTGGCATCCGTCTTCGCCATGACGGCGGAAGCCTGCGCGATGACGTTGTAGGTGCCGATGAGGTTCACGCGCACGATGCGCTCGAAACCCTCGAGCGGCGACGGGTTGCCGTCGCGGTCGAGCACCTTCGCGGGCGGCGCGATGCCGGCGCAGTTGACCATGACCCGCAGCGGACCGGATGCCGCAGCCGTCGCGACCGCGGCTGCCACCTGCTCCGCATGTGTGACGTCGGCCGGCGCGAACGAGCCGCCGAGCTCTGCGGCGATCTCCTCGCCGGCCGAGCTCGGCAGGTCGAGGATCGTGACCGCCGCGCCGGCTGCGGCCAGGCGGCGGGCGGTAGCCAGGCCCAGTCCGCTCGCGCCCCCGGTGACGAGCGCGGACGCGTCGGTGAGGTCCATGGGATTCTCCTTCGAACTCCGTAAACGGCGGAACCGCGTATCAGCATACGCGGGACTGAGTACCAGACGAGTGCTTCCGGCGCATGACCCAGGCTAACCGTGTCGCCACGCGGTCACGCGGTCACGCGGTCACGCGGTCGGCGGGCGCACCCGTATCAGCGTGGCGATGCGATCGAGGAGCTCGGCAGGCCGAGCCAGCAGCAGGCGCGCCTCGGGCCGATCGGTCAGGTACTCGGCCAGCCGTGTGGTCGCCCGCGCCTCGGCGCGACGATACCCCGACAGATAGTGCTGAG from Microbacterium sp. ProA8 includes these protein-coding regions:
- a CDS encoding enoyl-CoA hydratase/isomerase family protein; the encoded protein is MSESILVTRDGALARVTFNRPASLNAMGFEMGRRWRDVAHELTSDDSVGAVILDAAGPAFCAGGDVLEMATSGAAGSEVTDAAHTIHDGIRTFVESDKPIVAAVQGAVAGGGLGLMLTADYIVASEQSRFVSKYANIGLTPDLGVSTLLPAAVGQRRALQLVLQDLTIDAATALDWGLVTEVVPAADVAARAEAVARFWLDNATGAFGQAKRLVRTGAGRSFAENLDDEAASIGARFDTDEARARVAAFAAASAKSRP
- a CDS encoding SDR family NAD(P)-dependent oxidoreductase; this translates as MDLTDASALVTGGASGLGLATARRLAAAGAAVTILDLPSSAGEEIAAELGGSFAPADVTHAEQVAAAVATAAASGPLRVMVNCAGIAPPAKVLDRDGNPSPLEGFERIVRVNLIGTYNVIAQASAVMAKTDATADGDRGVIVSTASVAAFDGQIGQPAYAASKGGVHAMTLPIARELARYGIRVVTIAPGIMETPMLMGLPQAAQDSLGEQVPYPQRLGRPDEYARLVMSIVDNGYLNGETIRLDGAIRMAPR